A portion of the Marinobacter alexandrii genome contains these proteins:
- a CDS encoding ABC transporter permease, which produces MKNRRITPPKLSGQILKWFVKEDLRDEILGDLYEYYMEIGHKSKWKRTILYWFHLLNFLRPFAIKKLEGTQKLNTYGMFKNYFKVGIRNILKYKTFSFINIFGLAVAMAVSLLIILMLVDQHQYDQFHTKKDRIYRVHTKIEGSGIANASSPFPLATTLKEGYSMVENATNLVPGIGGDAVFTVDKYAEVRGFFADAAFFDVFDFALKEGEPNTALSLPNSMIITSDVAYKLFNTQPAVGKTVNFQDRSLGLMKIDIGTGKEEIAEDWGEFVITGVVDLEKYKSHIDFDMLVSAATLPRLYREERMTDKSDSWENYSLGYTYLLLEEGSSQEQLQGSLNELSDAKYSAFPQLEGMQLLSRNLNDITPGQFVGNPITLRLPIEAYYVLIGLALVVMFSACLNYTNLSIARVLTRAKEIGVRKVNGARRGSLIFQFLTESVLTSFFSLIMANLILLLLRPALRSLWISDILNFDLTANLTVFASFFGLAMVIGLVAGLYPSLVLSGFAPLKALKNLNAEKPGKIGLRKVLNVTQFTFSLFFIITSLLIAKQFSHIIDFEYGFETENVVNIPIQGNDYQILQNEFASVPGVVGTSMCEFIPALLHTNGASISNEVTEENLFNAEYISVDHNFTENMGLEIIAGENLPQNQTNGNFILINEMTVERLGFETPHNAIGKNVYLGGQRPMTVKGVIRDIKFQNPVMGEGDLPLILRNKPELFSFINVRFDSQNQQVMKALEDKWEVLDQTHPFKSYIYDEQLSRSTKWFGDLVAIIAFIASLAVIISCLGLLGMAIYTTERRAKEVGIRKVLGASGSQLTLALGKSFLLVLFIAIVIGGPLSYLANNLWLESFPNRVDFGFGTVIIGSLSLFLIGLLTISSQIISVSRRNPVESLKDE; this is translated from the coding sequence ATGAAAAACCGTAGAATCACACCTCCCAAACTTTCTGGACAAATTCTTAAATGGTTTGTTAAGGAAGATTTACGAGATGAGATACTGGGTGATCTCTATGAATACTATATGGAGATCGGACATAAATCAAAATGGAAACGGACTATTCTGTATTGGTTTCATCTGCTGAATTTTCTCCGACCTTTTGCCATCAAAAAATTAGAAGGAACTCAAAAACTCAACACGTACGGTATGTTTAAAAATTATTTCAAAGTAGGGATTAGAAATATCCTGAAGTACAAGACATTCTCTTTCATCAACATTTTTGGTTTGGCTGTAGCTATGGCTGTATCGCTTCTTATTATTCTCATGTTGGTAGATCAGCATCAGTATGATCAGTTCCATACCAAGAAGGATCGAATCTATCGAGTACATACCAAAATTGAAGGTTCAGGTATTGCAAATGCTTCCAGCCCATTCCCTCTAGCTACAACCCTGAAAGAAGGCTACTCCATGGTGGAAAATGCCACGAATCTGGTGCCCGGAATTGGAGGTGATGCCGTATTCACTGTTGATAAATACGCTGAGGTCAGGGGGTTTTTTGCTGACGCGGCATTCTTTGATGTATTTGATTTTGCACTTAAGGAGGGAGAACCAAACACTGCTCTTTCGCTACCAAACAGTATGATTATCACTTCTGATGTAGCATACAAACTATTTAATACACAACCAGCTGTCGGTAAAACAGTCAACTTTCAGGATAGGAGTCTGGGATTGATGAAAATTGACATTGGCACTGGGAAAGAAGAAATAGCAGAAGATTGGGGAGAGTTTGTCATTACTGGAGTCGTTGATTTAGAAAAGTATAAGAGTCATATTGATTTTGACATGTTAGTTTCTGCCGCTACACTTCCACGATTGTATCGAGAAGAAAGGATGACTGACAAATCAGATTCATGGGAAAATTACTCTCTAGGATATACCTATCTGCTTCTTGAAGAAGGATCTTCTCAAGAACAGCTACAAGGATCTTTGAATGAATTATCAGATGCTAAATACAGTGCATTTCCACAGCTAGAAGGGATGCAGTTACTTTCTAGAAATCTCAATGATATTACTCCTGGACAGTTCGTAGGAAATCCAATTACGCTGAGATTACCGATTGAAGCATATTATGTTCTAATTGGTCTCGCCCTTGTTGTCATGTTCTCAGCCTGTTTGAACTATACCAATCTTTCCATAGCAAGAGTCTTAACTCGAGCAAAAGAAATTGGTGTACGGAAAGTAAATGGAGCACGCAGGGGGAGTTTGATTTTCCAATTTTTAACAGAATCTGTTCTTACATCTTTCTTTTCGCTTATTATGGCGAATCTGATTCTACTACTACTTCGTCCTGCCCTTCGTTCACTTTGGATTAGTGATATTCTAAATTTTGATTTAACCGCTAACCTGACCGTCTTTGCCTCTTTCTTTGGCTTAGCCATGGTCATAGGATTGGTTGCAGGATTGTATCCTTCATTAGTGCTTTCCGGTTTTGCTCCGCTAAAAGCTTTGAAAAATTTGAACGCTGAAAAGCCGGGTAAAATTGGCTTGCGAAAAGTATTGAATGTGACACAGTTTACCTTCTCGCTATTCTTCATCATTACATCTCTTCTTATAGCTAAACAGTTCAGTCATATCATTGATTTTGAATATGGATTTGAAACAGAAAATGTGGTGAACATTCCAATCCAAGGAAACGACTATCAAATTCTTCAAAATGAGTTTGCTTCTGTTCCAGGGGTGGTTGGCACCTCAATGTGCGAATTTATTCCTGCCCTGCTGCACACCAATGGTGCTTCTATCAGCAATGAGGTAACAGAAGAAAACCTTTTCAACGCAGAATATATCAGTGTAGATCACAACTTCACAGAGAATATGGGCTTGGAAATTATTGCAGGAGAAAACCTCCCGCAAAATCAGACCAATGGAAATTTCATCTTGATAAATGAGATGACAGTAGAGAGATTAGGTTTTGAGACCCCTCACAATGCCATTGGAAAAAACGTTTACTTAGGTGGTCAGCGGCCCATGACTGTAAAGGGAGTAATCAGGGATATCAAATTTCAAAACCCTGTGATGGGAGAAGGAGATCTCCCTCTAATCCTGAGAAACAAGCCGGAACTTTTCAGTTTTATCAATGTCCGATTTGATTCGCAAAATCAACAGGTAATGAAAGCTTTGGAGGATAAATGGGAAGTACTAGATCAAACGCATCCATTCAAATCCTATATCTACGACGAGCAGCTTTCCCGATCCACCAAATGGTTTGGTGATCTTGTAGCCATCATCGCTTTTATTGCTTCACTCGCTGTGATTATCTCCTGCCTCGGGCTTTTAGGAATGGCTATTTACACGACTGAGAGACGGGCTAAGGAAGTAGGCATCCGTAAGGTGTTAGGAGCAAGTGGCTCTCAATTAACCTTGGCACTTGGTAAGTCTTTCCTCCTAGTTCTTTTCATTGCCATTGTTATAGGCGGACCGTTAAGCTATCTCGCCAACAATCTATGGCTGGAGAGTTTTCCAAATCGAGTAGATTTTGGTTTCGGAACTGTCATCATCGGATCATTATCGCTCTTCCTCATCGGTTTGTTAACTATTAGTTCTCAAATCATCTCTGTGAGTCGAAGGAATCCGGTAGAGTCATTGAAGGATGAGTAA